A single region of the Gossypium arboreum isolate Shixiya-1 chromosome 12, ASM2569848v2, whole genome shotgun sequence genome encodes:
- the LOC108474907 gene encoding pectinesterase PPME1-like has protein sequence MQGGGGEFNTITKAIESVPSGNAKRVIISIGPGSYKEKIRIERNKPFITLVGDPKNMPNLTFDGTAKQYGTVDSATLITESSYFVGANLNIVNTAPRPDGKMVGAQAVALRVSGDRSAFYNCKIIGFQDTLCDDRGNHFFKDCHIRGTVDFIFGSGTSLYLNSEIFVEGDPE, from the exons ATGCAAGGTGGGGGTGGAGAATTCAATACCATAACCAAAGCCATCGAGAGCGTTCCATCAGGGAACGCCAAACGTGTGATTATATCCATCGGGCCTGGATCTTACAAAGAGAAAATTAGAATTGAAAGAAATAAGCCTTTCATTACATTGGTTGGAGATCCTAAAAACATGCCAAATTTGACATTTGACGGCACCGCCAAGCAATATGGAACCGTAGATAGTGCCACTCTTATTACTGAGAGTAGTTACTTTGTGGGTGCTAATCTCAATATAGTG AACACTGCTCCTAGGCCAGACGGGAAAATGGTAGGAGCACAAGCGGTTGCTTTGAGAGTCTCCGGCGACAGGTCGGCTTTCTATAACTGCAAGATCATCGGCTTCCAGGACACTTTGTGTGATGACAGGGGCAACCATTTCTTTAAGGATTGCCATATTCGTGGCACTGTTGATTTCATTTTCGGAAGCGGGACATCTTTATATCTG AACTCAGAAATATTTGTGGAAGGAGATCCGGAATGA